One Burkholderia sp. PAMC 26561 genomic window carries:
- a CDS encoding enoyl-CoA hydratase, whose protein sequence is MDIITEHIDGVLSITINRPARKNALTAEMYQTMADAFFDAENDPAVRVVLIRAAGDTFSAGNDLEDFMKAPPSKPDAPVFQFLRRISTAQKPVVAAVSGGAVGIGTTMLLHCDLVYAASTARFVLPFVNLGLCPEAASSLLLPRIAGYQRAAEKLLLGEPFDASEAANMGIVNRVLSAEEVGDFAFAQARKLAALPPASLKATKALMKGGQADEVSTQMAKEAGFFASMLTAPEAKEAFTAFFEKRKPDFSQFN, encoded by the coding sequence ATGGACATCATCACGGAACACATCGACGGCGTCTTGAGCATCACGATCAACCGCCCGGCGCGCAAGAACGCGCTGACGGCCGAGATGTATCAGACCATGGCCGATGCTTTCTTCGATGCCGAAAACGATCCCGCCGTGCGCGTGGTGCTGATCCGCGCCGCGGGCGATACGTTCAGCGCGGGCAATGATCTCGAAGACTTCATGAAGGCGCCGCCCTCGAAGCCGGACGCGCCGGTGTTCCAGTTCCTGCGCCGCATCAGCACGGCCCAGAAGCCGGTCGTGGCGGCGGTAAGCGGCGGAGCAGTCGGTATCGGTACGACGATGCTGCTGCACTGCGACCTGGTCTACGCGGCATCGACGGCCAGGTTCGTGCTGCCGTTCGTGAACCTCGGGCTGTGTCCGGAAGCGGCGTCGAGCCTGCTTTTGCCGCGCATAGCGGGGTATCAGCGTGCCGCTGAAAAGCTGCTGCTCGGCGAGCCATTCGACGCAAGCGAAGCCGCGAACATGGGGATCGTGAACCGGGTTTTATCGGCGGAAGAAGTGGGCGACTTTGCGTTTGCGCAGGCGAGGAAACTCGCGGCGTTGCCGCCGGCATCGCTGAAGGCGACCAAGGCGTTGATGAAGGGCGGTCAGGCTGACGAAGTCAGCACGCAGATGGCGAAAGAAGCGGGATTTTTTGCGAGCATGCTGACCGCGCCCGAAGCGAAAGAGGCGTTCACGGCGTTCTTCGAAAAGCGCAAGCCGGATTTCAGCCAGTTCAACTGA
- the fdhD gene encoding formate dehydrogenase accessory sulfurtransferase FdhD has product MNDTDIDDQPGYVERHVRRHRLGEIRETADDVGQEWPVALVYNGISHAVMMCTPRDLEAFAVGFSLTEGIVERGSDIHDIEVFFHNPEGDTLPHAELHLQVVQQAFVALKQKRRALAGRTGCGVCGIESIDLLDLQPERVPDTGFLQRLADDAIAHAARELPAHQGLSKLTGGLHAAAWCDETGAVKYAFEDVGRHNALDKLIGHLVLQRVDTTQGFVFLSSRASYELVRKSARVGVPMLVTISAPTSLAISIAEKAGLRLVSFARENGFVEYGAG; this is encoded by the coding sequence ATGAATGACACGGATATCGACGATCAACCCGGCTACGTGGAACGCCACGTCAGGCGTCACCGGCTGGGCGAGATTCGCGAGACCGCCGACGACGTCGGCCAGGAATGGCCCGTCGCGCTCGTCTATAACGGTATTTCCCACGCCGTGATGATGTGCACGCCGCGTGATCTGGAAGCCTTTGCGGTGGGCTTTTCGCTGACCGAAGGGATCGTGGAGCGCGGCAGCGACATTCACGACATCGAGGTGTTTTTTCACAATCCCGAGGGCGATACGCTGCCACACGCGGAACTGCATCTGCAAGTGGTGCAGCAGGCGTTTGTCGCGTTGAAGCAGAAACGCCGTGCGCTCGCCGGGCGGACCGGTTGCGGGGTGTGCGGGATCGAAAGTATCGATTTGCTGGATCTGCAACCGGAACGCGTGCCGGATACCGGCTTTCTCCAGCGTCTCGCCGATGACGCCATCGCCCATGCCGCGCGTGAGCTGCCGGCGCACCAGGGGTTATCGAAGTTGACGGGCGGATTGCACGCAGCCGCGTGGTGCGACGAAACCGGCGCCGTCAAATACGCATTCGAAGACGTCGGCCGCCACAATGCGCTCGACAAGCTGATCGGCCATCTCGTACTGCAGCGCGTGGATACCACGCAAGGCTTCGTGTTCCTGTCGAGCCGGGCGAGCTACGAGCTCGTGCGCAAGTCGGCGCGCGTCGGCGTACCCATGCTCGTGACGATATCCGCGCCTACTTCGCTGGCGATTTCCATCGCGGAAAAGGCGGGATTGCGGCTAGTCAGTTTTGCACGCGAGAACGGGTTCGTGGAGTACGGCGCGGGCTGA
- a CDS encoding LysR family transcriptional regulator, whose translation MELKWLEDFVSLAETRSFSRSAEMRHITQPAFSRRIQALEAWLGTDLIDRSVYPTRLTQAGQVFYEQALAMLSQFHEARTLLRGQTGVPDATIDFAVPHTLSLTYFPRWLQHIEARLGRINTRLRALNVHDAVLSLVEGGCDLVMGYHHPSHPVALDPARYDMLTLGAELISPFSSVNKGGRARHVLPGAADALIPYLSYTPNAYLGRMTEVIIATSPARLYLEKVYETDMAEGLKAMTLAGHGVAFLPHSAVANEVDEGLLIRLDRGTRGTPAGQFTLTMEIRLYRDKMASKGDDPRQALMRNLWEAVGEEISRSVETQTP comes from the coding sequence ATGGAACTGAAATGGCTCGAAGATTTCGTCTCCCTTGCGGAGACGCGTAGTTTCAGCCGGTCGGCCGAAATGCGGCATATCACGCAACCGGCGTTCTCGCGCCGCATCCAGGCCCTCGAAGCGTGGCTCGGCACGGACCTGATCGACCGGTCGGTGTATCCAACGCGCCTGACGCAGGCCGGACAGGTCTTCTACGAACAAGCCCTCGCGATGCTTTCTCAGTTTCACGAAGCCCGCACGCTTTTGCGCGGACAGACCGGTGTGCCCGATGCAACCATCGACTTCGCGGTGCCTCACACGCTTTCGCTGACCTATTTCCCACGATGGCTGCAGCACATCGAAGCGCGGCTCGGGCGCATCAACACGCGTTTGCGCGCGCTCAACGTGCACGACGCGGTGTTATCGCTGGTAGAAGGCGGCTGCGATCTGGTGATGGGCTATCACCATCCGAGTCACCCGGTCGCGCTCGATCCCGCGCGCTACGACATGCTCACGCTGGGCGCCGAATTGATCAGCCCGTTTTCATCGGTGAACAAAGGCGGAAGGGCGCGTCATGTCTTGCCCGGCGCCGCCGATGCCCTCATCCCGTATCTCTCGTACACGCCCAACGCCTACCTTGGACGGATGACGGAGGTGATCATCGCGACATCGCCGGCGCGGCTCTACCTTGAAAAAGTCTACGAAACCGATATGGCCGAAGGGCTCAAGGCCATGACCCTCGCCGGCCACGGCGTGGCGTTCCTGCCGCACAGCGCGGTCGCCAATGAAGTCGATGAAGGCCTCCTGATCCGTTTGGACCGTGGAACGCGCGGCACGCCCGCCGGTCAATTCACGCTGACCATGGAAATCCGTTTGTATCGTGACAAGATGGCGTCAAAAGGCGATGACCCGCGCCAGGCGCTGATGCGAAATCTCTGGGAAGCGGTCGGGGAGGAGATCTCCCGGTCGGTTGAAACCCAAACCCCGTAA
- a CDS encoding sensor domain-containing protein encodes MKSLFSRRLLVNIAVVLVAMGANAFVAYEQIGLQGDADVRTRRSLSLMRDLDVYRSALGDSLPEIGRYEATGVLKPADVRADIESHIDALESGLRAQFAFEPGMQNAFDGLAESARIAKRDAHSAFERAAADAPGAERDWARAAFVRLSEDQEALDVELTQLRAKEADSLAATLNDSARASSRAVFLLIVSMLAGAAALMYTFASHERSSRDKLRIARAMQRSNERFRDLFDAHPVPMWIVEADTYRFVAVNPAALSHYGYNELEFLTMTVRDLHAGDDFQNFAALLARSAGDHPGSQHSAGVWRHKRHDGVEVSADISSHALTYSGQPGIFMLANDVTDRINAETEARRSKQMLESLIDNVPQRIFWKDLDSRYLGCNSAFARDAGLASKEQVVGMTDCALPWAASGKLLRAEDNMVIATGQPVMNQERDFFVGGELRTSLTSKLPLLDGAGRIIGVLGSYDDITGRKRSELALRLQSRALDACVNAVLITSTTAKGNVIEYANPAFKRITGYDPSDIVGRDCRFLQREDLEQEGLNAIRAGLAANREVSAVLRNYRKDGVLFWNQLLVAPVPDANGQTTHHVGVINDVTEVIRYQEQLEYQANYDALTRLPNRNLLRDRLQDAIERARAGDTTLAVVFVDLDGFKNVNDSLGHSMGDRLLSVVAERLARCGRTGDTIARHGGDEFVAVLPDIACESALIRWMERVRSAISDPVWLDGTELYVGCSMGASLFPQDGADAETVLKKADLAMYRAKDMGRNTYQFYQPEMNANVGARMNVELRLRRALRDGEFLLHYQPQVDLKTGDVVGMEALVRWMDPEFGLVSPNSFIPIAEECGLIGPLAEWVLREACRQNKAWQEEGLPVVRMSVNLSARQFQQRDIRELVTSVLTETGLEPKFLELELTESAIMHNADEAVTTLSDLAALGVGIAIDDFGTGYSSLAYLKRFPVHRLKIDRSFVADIGTPSGNETITSAIIALAHSLELQVIAEGVETSAQLDFLIARDCDEMQGFFFSAPLPAEDIPGLLLNSHKWTAARNGTPGSVGQSRAGKARGRRSLSVAT; translated from the coding sequence ATGAAATCACTCTTTTCGCGCCGTCTGCTGGTCAACATCGCGGTCGTCCTCGTGGCGATGGGCGCGAACGCGTTCGTCGCGTACGAGCAGATCGGGCTGCAAGGCGATGCCGATGTCCGCACCCGCCGCTCGCTCAGCCTGATGCGCGACCTCGATGTGTATCGAAGCGCGCTTGGCGACAGTCTTCCCGAAATCGGCCGGTATGAAGCGACCGGCGTGCTCAAACCCGCCGATGTCCGGGCGGATATCGAATCGCATATCGACGCGCTGGAAAGCGGCCTGCGCGCGCAGTTCGCATTCGAGCCCGGCATGCAGAACGCCTTCGACGGCCTCGCGGAAAGCGCGCGCATCGCCAAGCGCGACGCGCATTCGGCGTTCGAACGCGCTGCCGCCGACGCACCCGGCGCCGAACGCGACTGGGCGCGCGCCGCGTTCGTGCGCCTGAGCGAAGACCAGGAAGCGCTCGATGTCGAGCTGACGCAACTGCGCGCGAAGGAAGCCGATTCGCTCGCCGCGACCTTGAACGATTCCGCACGTGCGTCGAGCCGCGCGGTGTTCCTGCTGATCGTGTCGATGCTCGCGGGCGCCGCCGCGCTCATGTACACCTTCGCGAGCCACGAGCGTTCGTCGCGCGACAAGCTGCGCATCGCGCGGGCCATGCAGCGCAGCAACGAGCGTTTCCGCGATCTCTTCGACGCGCATCCGGTGCCCATGTGGATCGTCGAGGCCGACACGTACCGTTTCGTCGCGGTCAATCCGGCGGCGCTCTCGCATTACGGCTACAACGAACTCGAATTCCTCACGATGACCGTGCGCGATCTGCACGCCGGCGACGACTTCCAGAACTTCGCCGCGCTGCTGGCGCGCAGCGCCGGCGATCATCCGGGAAGCCAGCATTCGGCGGGCGTGTGGCGTCACAAGCGCCATGATGGCGTCGAGGTCAGCGCCGACATCTCATCGCATGCGCTGACGTATTCGGGGCAGCCAGGCATCTTCATGCTGGCCAACGACGTCACCGACCGGATCAACGCGGAGACCGAAGCGCGGCGCTCGAAGCAGATGCTGGAATCGCTTATCGACAACGTCCCGCAGCGCATTTTCTGGAAGGATCTCGATTCGCGCTATCTGGGCTGCAACTCCGCGTTTGCCCGCGATGCCGGGCTCGCCAGCAAGGAACAGGTCGTCGGCATGACCGATTGCGCGTTGCCGTGGGCCGCGTCCGGCAAACTGCTTCGCGCCGAGGACAATATGGTTATCGCGACCGGGCAGCCGGTCATGAATCAGGAACGCGATTTTTTTGTCGGCGGCGAGTTGCGGACGTCGTTGACGAGCAAGCTGCCGTTACTCGACGGGGCGGGACGGATCATCGGCGTGCTGGGTTCCTACGACGACATTACCGGCCGCAAGCGCTCTGAACTCGCGCTGCGCCTGCAAAGCCGGGCACTCGACGCGTGCGTGAACGCCGTGCTGATCACTTCGACGACTGCCAAGGGCAACGTGATCGAATATGCGAATCCGGCGTTCAAGCGCATCACGGGTTACGACCCGTCGGATATCGTTGGCCGGGATTGCCGTTTCCTGCAGCGCGAGGATCTCGAACAGGAAGGGCTCAACGCGATCCGCGCGGGTCTCGCCGCAAACCGCGAAGTAAGCGCGGTACTGCGCAATTATCGAAAAGATGGCGTGCTGTTCTGGAATCAGCTTCTGGTCGCGCCCGTACCCGATGCAAACGGGCAAACGACGCATCACGTGGGCGTGATCAACGACGTCACCGAAGTCATCCGATACCAGGAACAGCTCGAATACCAGGCCAACTACGACGCCCTTACGCGCCTGCCCAACCGCAATTTGCTGCGCGACCGGCTGCAGGACGCAATCGAGCGCGCGCGTGCCGGCGACACGACGCTGGCGGTGGTTTTCGTCGATCTCGATGGCTTCAAGAACGTCAATGACAGCCTCGGGCACAGCATGGGTGATCGTCTGCTGTCCGTGGTCGCCGAGCGGCTTGCGAGGTGCGGCCGTACGGGCGACACCATTGCGCGTCACGGCGGCGACGAGTTCGTCGCGGTGCTGCCCGACATTGCGTGCGAGAGCGCGCTGATCAGATGGATGGAGCGCGTGCGCAGCGCGATTTCAGACCCGGTATGGCTCGACGGAACGGAGCTGTACGTGGGCTGCAGCATGGGCGCTAGCCTCTTCCCGCAAGACGGCGCGGACGCCGAGACCGTGCTCAAGAAAGCCGACCTGGCGATGTATCGCGCGAAGGACATGGGGCGCAACACCTACCAGTTCTATCAGCCTGAAATGAACGCGAACGTGGGCGCGCGAATGAACGTCGAACTGCGTTTGCGGCGTGCGTTGCGCGATGGCGAATTCCTGCTGCACTACCAGCCTCAAGTCGATCTCAAGACCGGCGATGTCGTCGGCATGGAGGCCCTTGTCCGCTGGATGGACCCGGAGTTCGGGCTGGTATCGCCGAATTCGTTCATTCCCATCGCGGAAGAATGCGGGCTGATCGGGCCATTGGCCGAGTGGGTATTGCGCGAAGCGTGCCGGCAAAACAAGGCGTGGCAGGAGGAAGGCTTGCCGGTCGTGCGGATGTCGGTGAATTTGTCGGCGCGGCAGTTCCAGCAGCGCGACATCCGGGAACTGGTGACGTCGGTGTTGACCGAGACGGGGCTCGAGCCAAAGTTCCTGGAGCTGGAGCTGACCGAAAGCGCAATCATGCACAACGCTGATGAAGCGGTGACCACTTTGTCCGATCTGGCGGCGCTCGGTGTTGGGATCGCCATCGACGACTTCGGCACCGGATATTCAAGTCTCGCTTATCTCAAGCGTTTTCCGGTGCACCGGCTGAAGATCGACCGCTCGTTCGTTGCGGATATCGGCACGCCGAGCGGCAACGAGACCATCACGTCGGCGATCATCGCGCTCGCGCATTCGCTCGAATTGCAGGTGATCGCAGAGGGCGTGGAAACGTCGGCGCAGCTCGATTTCCTGATTGCCCGCGACTGCGACGAAATGCAGGGCTTTTTCTTCTCGGCGCCGCTGCCGGCCGAGGATATCCCCGGGCTCTTGCTCAACAGCCACAAGTGGACCGCCGCGCGCAACGGAACGCCCGGCAGCGTGGGTCAGTCGAGGGCCGGCAAGGCGCGCGGACGCCGGTCGCTGTCGGTCGCCACATAA
- a CDS encoding nitrate reductase associated protein, which yields MALYDAPRLFGFELESTENLSFIPLVVRFNLDRFGQRISLDDWRRLPHSDRELLARFPVEDDAAIEPAFDQAIAEMLRTHADSKPVTFAPDSDPIWAHTDVVPESVIRQSSLCGIGSPSLGRWSELSAFQRYALAKLSRKSEVNHDFVPAMKEFGLAD from the coding sequence ATGGCACTTTACGACGCTCCGCGCCTGTTCGGATTCGAACTGGAGTCGACTGAGAACCTGAGCTTCATCCCGCTCGTCGTGCGTTTTAATCTGGATCGCTTCGGTCAGCGCATTTCCCTCGACGACTGGCGCCGTCTCCCGCACAGCGACCGCGAACTGCTTGCGCGCTTTCCGGTGGAGGACGACGCGGCGATCGAACCCGCGTTCGATCAGGCCATCGCCGAAATGCTGCGTACTCACGCGGATTCGAAACCCGTGACTTTCGCGCCCGACAGCGACCCGATCTGGGCGCACACGGACGTCGTGCCGGAAAGCGTGATCCGCCAGAGCAGCTTGTGCGGTATCGGTTCGCCGAGTCTTGGCCGTTGGTCCGAGCTGTCGGCCTTCCAGCGCTACGCGCTCGCGAAACTCTCGCGCAAGAGCGAGGTGAACCACGATTTCGTCCCCGCCATGAAAGAGTTTGGCCTGGCTGATTAA
- a CDS encoding acyl-CoA thioesterase, with amino-acid sequence MELKLVTDSLQLPNKPVALRVVPQPSDANVHGDVFGGWIMAQVDIAGSIPASRRANGRVATISVNSFVFKQPVFVGDLLSFYTDIVKTGNTSVTVSVEVYAQRMSLAQDVVKVTEATLTYVATDSDRRPRALPALD; translated from the coding sequence ATGGAACTCAAGCTCGTGACCGATTCTTTGCAACTCCCGAACAAGCCGGTCGCACTGCGCGTAGTGCCGCAACCGTCCGATGCCAACGTCCACGGCGATGTCTTCGGCGGCTGGATCATGGCGCAGGTGGACATAGCCGGATCGATCCCGGCGAGCCGGCGCGCGAACGGGCGCGTGGCGACCATCTCCGTCAATTCATTCGTATTCAAGCAGCCCGTCTTCGTGGGCGACCTGCTGAGCTTTTATACGGATATCGTGAAGACGGGGAATACCTCGGTGACGGTTTCCGTCGAGGTCTACGCGCAGCGCATGAGCCTCGCGCAAGACGTCGTCAAGGTGACCGAGGCGACGCTGACTTATGTGGCGACCGACAGCGACCGGCGTCCGCGCGCCTTGCCGGCCCTCGACTGA
- a CDS encoding MFS transporter: MKNLITSLKSGNWRSLVACFLYFDTGFTVWVLYGPLAPFISKDITMTAAQQGFLVAVPVLAAAILRVTLGNLYQSTDGRRVALMGVLLSSVPTIVLPLLSGTPSYSLLLVLGVFLGMGGASFAVALPMAGSNYPPKVQGLVLGLAAAGNIGAVLDGFLFPHLADAFGWKMATAAALPLLAITAIALFAWASDSGVKSGSTSRAMVSFGITLAGLIALVLAVYGGVFGGGRTGVLLLPVLGALLAIAVLPKHYRAVLGERDTWVVMLIYSITFGGFVGMSSYVTLLLTNLYQMPKIEAGLFMAMLAALGAIVRPFGGYLADRVTGVRALLVLLAVIAAADFAFAIWMPPVAGGIALLVCLYLCFGLGNGSTFQLVPQRWKGKTGLLSGIVGAAGGIGGFYLPVIMGMARESTGSYQMGFATFGVLAVFAFGFLLALRTQWLTWASPEMVGVGPGGSGTLVHATE; the protein is encoded by the coding sequence ATGAAAAACCTGATCACATCTCTGAAGAGCGGCAACTGGCGTTCGCTGGTTGCGTGCTTCCTCTACTTCGATACCGGCTTCACCGTCTGGGTGCTCTACGGTCCGCTCGCGCCATTCATCAGCAAAGACATCACGATGACCGCCGCGCAGCAAGGCTTCCTCGTCGCGGTGCCGGTGCTCGCCGCCGCGATCCTGCGCGTGACGCTCGGCAACCTGTATCAATCTACCGATGGCCGCCGTGTCGCGCTAATGGGCGTGCTGCTTTCATCCGTTCCGACGATCGTGCTGCCGCTGTTGTCGGGCACACCGTCGTATTCGCTGCTGCTGGTTCTCGGCGTGTTTCTCGGCATGGGCGGCGCAAGCTTCGCAGTTGCGTTGCCGATGGCCGGCAGCAACTATCCGCCGAAAGTCCAGGGCCTGGTTCTCGGGCTGGCTGCGGCGGGCAATATCGGCGCAGTGCTCGACGGTTTCCTTTTCCCCCATCTCGCCGATGCCTTCGGCTGGAAGATGGCGACCGCCGCCGCATTGCCCCTGCTCGCCATCACGGCAATTGCGTTGTTTGCGTGGGCATCGGATAGCGGGGTGAAAAGCGGCAGCACCTCGCGCGCGATGGTCAGCTTCGGGATCACGTTAGCCGGTTTGATCGCCCTGGTGCTGGCGGTGTATGGCGGTGTGTTCGGCGGGGGACGCACGGGCGTCCTGTTGTTGCCGGTGCTGGGCGCGTTGCTCGCCATTGCCGTGTTGCCGAAACATTATCGCGCGGTGCTTGGCGAGCGCGATACGTGGGTCGTCATGCTGATCTACAGCATCACGTTCGGCGGGTTTGTCGGCATGTCTTCGTATGTGACGTTGCTGCTGACCAATCTTTATCAAATGCCGAAGATCGAAGCCGGCCTCTTCATGGCGATGCTCGCAGCGCTCGGCGCTATTGTGCGGCCGTTTGGCGGGTATCTTGCCGATCGCGTCACGGGCGTGCGTGCACTGCTTGTCCTGCTTGCTGTGATCGCGGCGGCTGATTTCGCTTTTGCTATCTGGATGCCGCCGGTGGCGGGTGGAATCGCCTTGCTGGTTTGCCTTTATCTGTGCTTCGGGCTTGGCAATGGCTCGACGTTCCAGCTCGTGCCGCAAAGGTGGAAAGGCAAAACGGGATTGTTATCCGGAATTGTTGGCGCTGCGGGCGGGATTGGCGGGTTCTATCTGCCCGTGATCATGGGGATGGCGAGGGAAAGTACCGGAAGCTATCAAATGGGCTTCGCGACGTTCGGCGTGCTGGCCGTGTTCGCGTTCGGCTTCCTGCTGGCGCTGCGTACGCAGTGGCTTACGTGGGCATCGCCGGAAATGGTCGGCGTTGGGCCGGGCGGTTCCGGCACGCTGGTGCACGCCACGGAATAA
- a CDS encoding ABCB family ABC transporter ATP-binding protein/permease: MRRNSLSEPVPLAKGPRNDWQTIRSLLPYLTTYKWRVAFALTCLIGAKVANLGVPIVMKKVIDSLSSIQHLTALGRAQDSAAIILISGVGLLVVAYAIVRLSTSLFTELREILFAKVTESAVRQLALKVFRHLHSLSLRFHLERQTGGMSRDIERGTRGIQQLVSYSLYSILPTLVEVGLVLGFFVTKYEAYYAVVTLIALATYVIFTIKLTEWRTHFRRTMNELDSRANSRAIDSLLNYETVKYFGNEEWEAQRYDENLLRYRAAAIRSQRSLSVLNFGQQFIIGTGLVFILWRATQGVIAGRLTLGDLVLINTFMLQLYIPLNFLGVVYRELKQSLTDMDRMFTLLGAGREVPDAPDAMPLAVNGAQVRFENVSFSYESSRQILHDVDFTIPAGTTTAVVGHSGSGKSTLGRLLFRFYDLEREQGGRILLDGQDIRDVTQDSLRAAIGIVPQDTVLFNDSIYYNIAYGRPSASRDEVIAAARAAHIHDFIESLPAGYETPVGERGLKLSGGEKQRVAIARTLLKNPPLLIFDEATSALDSKSERAIQHELDLIARERTTLIIAHRLSTVVHAQQIIVMDHGRIVERGTHAELVRAGGLFAQMWALQQQKAAEPADSIEAVRA; encoded by the coding sequence ATGCGCCGCAATTCGCTCTCCGAACCTGTTCCCCTTGCCAAAGGTCCGCGCAATGACTGGCAGACCATTCGCTCGCTGCTGCCGTACCTGACCACGTACAAATGGCGCGTGGCGTTTGCACTCACGTGCCTGATCGGCGCGAAGGTGGCGAACCTGGGCGTGCCGATCGTGATGAAGAAGGTCATCGACAGCCTCAGTTCCATCCAGCATCTGACCGCGCTCGGACGCGCGCAGGATTCGGCGGCGATCATCCTGATCAGCGGCGTGGGATTGCTCGTGGTGGCATATGCAATTGTGCGTCTGTCGACGTCGCTTTTCACCGAATTGCGCGAGATCCTGTTTGCGAAGGTCACCGAAAGCGCCGTGCGGCAGCTTGCGCTGAAGGTATTCCGGCACCTGCATTCGTTGTCGCTGCGGTTTCATCTCGAACGGCAGACCGGCGGCATGTCGCGCGATATTGAACGCGGCACGCGCGGCATTCAGCAACTCGTTTCCTATTCGCTTTACAGCATCCTGCCGACGCTCGTTGAAGTCGGCCTCGTGCTCGGCTTTTTTGTGACGAAGTACGAAGCGTATTACGCCGTCGTCACGCTGATTGCGCTTGCCACTTACGTGATCTTCACGATCAAGCTCACCGAATGGCGCACGCATTTTCGCCGCACCATGAACGAGCTCGATTCAAGGGCGAATTCACGCGCTATCGATTCGTTGTTGAATTACGAAACCGTGAAGTACTTCGGCAACGAGGAATGGGAAGCGCAGCGTTACGACGAAAATCTGCTTCGATACCGCGCGGCGGCGATCCGCTCGCAGCGGTCCTTGTCGGTGCTCAACTTCGGACAGCAGTTCATTATCGGCACGGGACTCGTGTTCATCTTGTGGCGCGCAACGCAAGGCGTGATTGCAGGACGCCTCACGCTCGGCGATCTCGTGCTGATCAACACGTTCATGCTGCAGCTTTATATTCCGCTGAATTTCCTCGGCGTGGTGTATCGCGAACTCAAGCAGAGTCTCACGGACATGGACCGCATGTTCACGCTGCTTGGCGCAGGTCGGGAAGTGCCCGACGCGCCCGACGCGATGCCGCTTGCCGTCAACGGTGCGCAAGTGCGCTTCGAAAACGTGAGCTTTTCCTACGAGAGTTCGCGGCAGATCCTGCATGACGTGGACTTCACCATTCCCGCAGGGACCACGACTGCGGTGGTCGGCCACAGCGGTTCGGGCAAGTCGACGCTTGGCCGATTGCTCTTTCGTTTCTATGATCTGGAGCGCGAGCAAGGCGGACGGATTCTGCTCGATGGCCAGGACATTCGCGACGTCACGCAGGATTCACTGCGCGCGGCGATCGGGATCGTGCCGCAGGATACGGTGCTCTTCAACGATTCGATCTACTACAACATTGCGTATGGCCGGCCATCGGCTTCGCGCGATGAAGTGATCGCGGCGGCGCGCGCAGCGCATATTCATGATTTCATCGAAAGCTTGCCGGCCGGGTACGAAACACCGGTCGGTGAGCGCGGGCTGAAATTGTCGGGTGGCGAGAAGCAGCGCGTGGCGATTGCGCGGACCCTGTTGAAGAACCCGCCGCTCCTCATCTTCGACGAAGCCACGTCCGCACTCGATTCGAAATCCGAACGCGCAATCCAGCATGAACTCGATCTGATCGCACGGGAACGTACGACGCTGATCATCGCGCACCGGTTGTCGACGGTCGTGCATGCGCAGCAGATCATCGTGATGGATCACGGACGCATTGTGGAGCGCGGGACGCACGCGGAGCTGGTGCGCGCCGGAGGCCTGTTTGCGCAGATGTGGGCGTTGCAGCAGCAGAAGGCGGCGGAGCCGGCGGACTCCATAGAAGCGGTGCGGGCATGA